A DNA window from Hevea brasiliensis isolate MT/VB/25A 57/8 chromosome 2, ASM3005281v1, whole genome shotgun sequence contains the following coding sequences:
- the LOC110645071 gene encoding uncharacterized protein LOC110645071 isoform X1, with protein sequence MTNLASEANHEIELAEEDKEERESAACNVSEQPNSNFLVELNLLIMVLSLFSLSSGECLNCRQNDIKSIKDYEHEAKARISRLQTRRQEIHQVKHLGKQAQRFQPAIKDCRKIVQFTASEDEKQQGNASTCNSPIQILF encoded by the exons ATGACAAATCTTGCAAGTGAAGCAAATCACGAAATTGAGCTGGCGGAGGAAGacaaagaagagagggagagtgcTGCCTGCAATGTTTCAGAGCAACCAAACTCAAATTTTCTTGTAGAGCTGAACCTCCTGATTATGGTTCTTTCATTATTTTCTTTATCATCAGGAGAATGCTTAAATTGCAGGCAGAATGATATAAAGAGTATCAAAGATTATGAACATGAAGCAAAGGCCAGGATATCAAGATTACAAACCAGAAGACAAGAAATACACCAAGTTAAGCATCTGGGAAAACAAGCGCAGAGATTTCAACCAGCCATAAAGGATTGCAG AAAAATTGTACAATTTACTGCTTCAGAGGATGAAAAACAGCAGGGAAATGCCTCAACTTGTAACTCTCCCATCCAGATATTATTTTAA
- the LOC110645071 gene encoding uncharacterized protein LOC110645071 isoform X2: MTNLASEANHEIELAEEDKEERESAACNVSEQPNSNFLVELNLLIMVLSLFSLSSGECLNCRQNDIKSIKDYEHEAKARISRLQTRRQEIHQVKHLGKQAQRFQPAIKDCRHGRKM, from the exons ATGACAAATCTTGCAAGTGAAGCAAATCACGAAATTGAGCTGGCGGAGGAAGacaaagaagagagggagagtgcTGCCTGCAATGTTTCAGAGCAACCAAACTCAAATTTTCTTGTAGAGCTGAACCTCCTGATTATGGTTCTTTCATTATTTTCTTTATCATCAGGAGAATGCTTAAATTGCAGGCAGAATGATATAAAGAGTATCAAAGATTATGAACATGAAGCAAAGGCCAGGATATCAAGATTACAAACCAGAAGACAAGAAATACACCAAGTTAAGCATCTGGGAAAACAAGCGCAGAGATTTCAACCAGCCATAAAGGATTGCAG GCATGGTAGAAAAATGTAA